The Pristiophorus japonicus isolate sPriJap1 chromosome 13, sPriJap1.hap1, whole genome shotgun sequence genome contains the following window.
GCAAGAGCTGGAACATGAATTATATTACATAAGTAGTAAGATTAGTGCCCAAGGCAGCCTTACAGAGCCAAAAGAATTCGAATTCCTTCACAAATAGTAAATAAATACTGCGTTTTTCTCCTGATTTGTTCCCCTCGTATGCTGGATGCTAACAACTGTAATTTATGTAACACCTTCAATGTACCAGACTTCCCAATGTGTTTTATTGGAGAAGTAAAGGAACCGAGCTGAGCCATGGAAAGATTAAAGGTTAGGTCAGAAAGATAGGTTAAGAACATTTTTAAGACAAGAGAAGCAGAAACACAAAAGGGTTTAGGGGGAGGCTCTACCATTAGTGGTGGGGCAAAAGGAGGGAGATCCACAGAAGGCCAAAAGAGGGGAGATAAAGCTGGAGTTCACAGATACCATGTGGTGATTTGACAATGAAGACTTGGTCCTATTtttcacttgctggatttttggcaccaGCGCATGTTAACATATGATTTTTGTGTACGCTCGCAGCAGGAAAAAAAAAGGGATTTGCggcaaagaaatatttgaatttggtgccGCGCTCTCCGAAATTagtctttggggtgggggggggggggggcggtggagcttCAAATCTGCACTAAAAACTTTGGGAATGTGcggaaagctgaagttgccagggcaaccagagctgctaaagcaagctgaagcccgctcccccaccgctgccgaaagggccacaaaggaccaCTCCCTCCGGTCGACCGGCAGCCCCCCCACCCCGGCTGGACCCACGGCCACCACCcatgcacaatgcgcatgtgctgaaaaccagcgtttccgatctgtcaagctcgagcttgacagatccaacacatgtcgggtgcaaggacatttgcatgggcaagattgcggtatttacccatatcttgcccagcaaatgtcttcaaaactcttgcgcctgataaaagcaggcgtatagcctactttgacAAGCATgagttttaaaacattaaaaaaataattaaattaaaaaaacatttttaaactctgcccactatgttacatttatttttaaccataattaaaaaactcggaTTTTTTttcctaagatatttattaacattaattttaattatgtgaggtgttttttattatacaggttgagcgtctgaaatccagcaacctcgggaccgaggccattccggatatttccggattttggaacgtctttgcctgggccgaggtagctgGAGCCagcccgccgaggtaagggggggggggggggggcgcgaggctGGGGTGAGTAAAGTACTAGGGTGTGTCTGAAATTGTAGGTTCTGCAtaatcctcctcctccctcccccacccaaatTTAGAATTGgcagctttaaaaaaaatacaaccAGCAGACAAACTCATGTAAAGCAGTGGAGTTTATTATCAAATTTACAGACCATCCAGACTGCAAGTTAACTTCTTGAACACGTGGTCAAGCTCACATTTGAAATCTCAAACGAGTAACCATTAAGAATTCCAGTGTACATTCATTTCTTCCAAGTGTTACTTTCATAGTCCCACTGCGCAGCAATGCCTTCAACCGGGTTCATCCTCATGTCCAGCATTCTCTTGGTCTGCTGAGCCTTCCATTCATCAGAGAAAGTGTGTGGAATATCTCCATACACTGTGGATAAAGGACACAGATTAGGCCACCTACATCAGTAAACTTCTCCAGCTGGAATCGAATACTTGAAAAAGCTTTTCAATTTTAATGAGAAATGCACATGATTGAGAAAGTTATTAATGATGCCGATGCATACTTCCTCATTAGAAGTCGCCTGCTTAAACTAGTGTCTTAATCTTTTTTGATAGCAGCTTATTTTATTATTGCGGGCAAGTTTTCTTTTTAAAGTATGTCTGTTGCTACATTGATGGAAAGGACACTGACAGTTCGAAACAATACAAGATGCTGCCAGTTATTTTCAGGCTTTTCAATTCAATTACATATTCTCACCTTAAAATATTTGGAAATAAAAGCAAATCGGACATTAActcttacatagaatatacagcatagaaacaggtaattcggcccaaacgtttatgctccactcgagcctcttcccatccttcctcatctatcagcacaaccctctattcactcctccctcatatgtttatctagtttccccttaaccatGAAGTTGTAACCTGAAAATATTCCAGAATATTTCATCAATCCCTTCATTTAAATACAGGGTATATATATTCTTAAGCAAACTGCATTGCTAATGTTCACTTCCCCCACTATTGGGTACTCATTCAGTTAAAGCACAGACCATACAGGAGGTTGTGCTGCATATGTATGTGGCATATGACCCATAAACATCTTCCCCGGTAAGATTTACATAATTTAACTTATTTTGTACAACCAAATTTGTTCCACTCACCAAACATCCTCTGCCAGAAGACAATCAGTCCAGTGAAACCCAGCATGACAAGGACTCCACCGACAACAGTTTTCCATTCACTTGACGGCTTGTTCATCTCAGCAAAGCTATGGTGAAAGCGAATGCGATACACTGAGGAAATAAAATGAAAACCATCTGAATGAGAAATGTGTTTTTAGTTTACAGAATTTTTAAATAAATAACCTTAAAAGCAgaagaggttatggggagatttaagcgaggtgttctaaatcatgaagggttttgatgagagtaaataaggagaaactgcttccagtggcagaagggtcagtaaccagagggtacAGATTGAAGGCAAAtgataaaagaaccagaggcaaaggagaattttaaaattattttgacCCAACGAGTTatgctctggaatgcactgccttgaaAGCATGgttggagcagattcaatagtaatttccaAAAGGCACTGGATAAATATTGGAAACAGGGGAATTCGCAGGGCtacagagagggggcagggaagtgggactaactcgaTAACTATCGAGCAGCCGGCGCAGGCACAATGgagtgaatggtctccttctgcgcagtatcattttatgattctaggtAGGTTTATAACCAAAGAGCAGTGACATTGCTTGCTTCACAAATCAGTCTGTTCTGGAAGCTGCTTTTCATTCACATGGTCCTGCCCGTTAGGAGTTATTTGGTTTGATTGCCAGCCTACTAGAAAAATATGCCATGCAATAAGCAAGGTGCTGTACTTctggggagggatggggaaagaaCTGCACTTCGCCTCACAGCAAGAGCACTTCACTTTGTAGAACCACGTAGTATCGCCACAAGCACCGTGGAGCAATCCACGACCTTCTCCTAACAAAAGAATTCTGAGAACCAAGTAATGCAAGGAAAAGGGATAAGGAACCTAGGAGGGAGGCAAAAGAATAATTAATTGCAGTGGATTTTAATGGATAAAATTTTATCTACAATTCAGCTGGCACACAATTGTTTTAGAAAAAGGGATAGAATGTAACCCAAAATGATTTTCAATAACCAGAATATGGAATCAAAATTTAAGAT
Protein-coding sequences here:
- the cox4i1 gene encoding cytochrome c oxidase subunit 4 isoform 1, mitochondrial, with the translated sequence MLASRALSLLSKRVLSTSVCLRAHGHGVAKIEDYSLPAYSDRKDEPLAAVDFVGHLSAEQKSLKEKETSSWVSLSVDEKLMLYRIRFHHSFAEMNKPSSEWKTVVGGVLVMLGFTGLIVFWQRMFVYGDIPHTFSDEWKAQQTKRMLDMRMNPVEGIAAQWDYESNTWKK